The Raphanus sativus cultivar WK10039 chromosome 6, ASM80110v3, whole genome shotgun sequence sequence acatattatctaaaacaattttcttgaatattttaattattatccaataagaaaacaaaaaacgtCGTTTCATCTGTTATTTTCCTTTTCAATACACACACATTTATATACACACGGCTGTGAACTTGTTCAGGACCCATATATAAAACCTAAACCCATATAATgacttgaaattttttattgataataatctgaaaatatttaaaactaaaaacaacattaaCTACATTGAAACCATCGTCTAACTTTGGGAACAAACACAAATCTACTCTCTCTTTTTCAGGGActaatatttaaattgttttatgcTCTTTTCATTACCGATGATGACGTAATCCCAGAAACAGAGCCACCTGAAACAGAACACTAGACAAGAAGCAAGATCCGTAACACCGGGAAGAAGGAGACGCCTGAGATCTCTTTTCCGACGGATGAGCACCATTAGTAACATTCCTCCCGCAGACATTAACTCCTGTCTTAACGACACTGAACTCATCCTCTGGATTCAGACACAACCCTCTGTTCCCGCTCAAATCCAAATTCTTACCCAACCGTCTCAAGAAGCTCGAGTCAAACGGAACCACACCGATCAGCGAGTTCCTGCTCAGGTTCAGATGGAAAACGTGAGGCAGAGAATCAAACCCTTGCGGGATCTCTCCGGTTAATCCGTTGTTAGCGAGAGACAACGAGCTGAGGTTCGTCAGCCTGGTGTAGCTCTCCGGGATCACGCCGGAGTATCCTGAGTTCTCGAGCTGGAGCTCTTGAAGCTTGGGGAGGAACCCTAGCTCGACAGGGAGGGGTGCGTGCATCGGGTTGTTATCCATTATGAAGTACTGTAAGCTCTCCAGCTTGGAGATTCCTTTCGGGAAAGATCCTCTGAGTCTGTTGTTGCTCAGCGCCAAGAACGATAAAGATCGAAGCTTTTCGAGTCCCTGTGGGATGGCTCCGGAGAGAGAGTTCGAGCTCAAGTCGAGTTTTTGAAGCGTGCCCAGTTGGGAGATCGTCGGGGGGATGGTGCCCGTTAGCGAGTTGTAGCTCAAGTCTAACCCGAGGAGGCTGTTGAGGTTCCCTAGTTGTAGAGGGATTGTGCCTGTGAGCTTGTTGTAGCTGAGGTCGAGGTGGAGGAGCCTTTTTAGCGAGAAGATCGCGAGAGGGATGGCTCCGGTGAGTCGGTTCTGGGAGAGGGTGAGGATTTGTAAAGAGGTGAGAGATGAGATGAGAGGAGGGATTTGACCTGAGAGGGAAGGGTTTGATCTGAGGCTAAGCTGTTGGAGAGAGGAGTTAGGGAGGAGTTTGATGGGGAAGATGATTGTGGTTGGGAAGTTAGTGAAGcagttgaagaagaagactgaTTGAAGGAAAGGGAGGGAGAAGATTAGGTGAGGGAATGAAGCTGAGGGTTTACAAGAAGGGTTTGGAGCAGAACCGAAATCGAGTCTAGAGACGTGAGGTAGGTGGTCTGGACCGGTTTTGCATTCGATGCCTGGCCATGATGAGCCGGGTGAGCAAGGGTTTGGGTGGGAGTGACGCCATTGTTGATCAGATGACATTGAGTCCATGATTGTGAAGAGAGTCTCTGACTCAGAAGGAGGCATTGAGACTGTGTTGGCTTCGCAGAGGAAGAGAGGTGTGATCAGGAGATGGAAGAGCAGTGAGGAAGGAGAGGGTGAAGCTCTCTTGGTCGTCATGGTgtaagagagacagagagatagGCGTTTTGGTGATATTATTATACTGAGAATTCATAAAAGTTCTtctttctccaaaaaaaaaaggagatgtGATGTTAATTAGAATCTTTAAGTGTGTTGTTTAGTGAAGGGTTTTAAGGATTATGGGACAGGACAAGACATAGACACGTGAACAATCAGAATCTAAAACAAGGTGATGATAAAAGAGTGAAGACTTATTAGAAGAAAGCAGCTAGTAAAGAATACAAAATAGATtttgagtgtgtgtgtgtgagagagagagagatgcaatTATAAATGGAAGTGACTGAAAGTGACACGTGTGGGGTCGTGAGAGACAAAGAGGTAGGGACTCAGGACATGAGATTGGTAAGAGAAGAGTAGACACATACTAGATAAAAGAGTACTTGATGGGTTTTGTAAGGCCATACACACATGTTTCTTCCTTTATTCAAACACTTTTCTTTGAACCAGCTTGTGAGGTGCTTGTCTTTGTTGGTGATAATCTCGTGATAGCATTAAGCTCCTTGAATCTCTCAGGTTTATGTGGAGTGGCTTTCTTGTGtcgtatctctctctctctttctaaaCATGTGATAATTATAAATGGTCTctatacaaacaaacaaaaactgaCACTATATTACCAACACACGTATTCATTAAAGGATAACATCGACCATTAAACTTTAACAAACACACTGTTCGTTTCAACTTACCGGATCACTACGGGAAAATGAACAATCAACtttgaagaaaaacaaacacGTAGTAAGAATTTGATGTAAGAGGTCAAAAGACATCACACCACATGACATTCACAATGTGTGTAGTTAGTCCAGACTGTCTCCACAATAGTTCTTGACTGTTCACTCAATAGTCATGAATTTTCCCTATCAAATACTTCAAATCATTTTCCTCTTTAGATTAtcttgtttaataaaaaaaagctAATAAGGAAAGGCTCTTGAGAAGTGATAGGCATAGTATGTCTCACTATTCACTGTCTTCAATTATTcatgtctctttttttttctaaatttctcTGAGATTCCATCATCCATTGTTTGAATTGTGACCCAAACAAAATCATGCATATTACTTATATACCTTAATGCAACACATTGTGAGCAACCTTTTAGCAACAACATATACATTCTTTGACGTTCCTCGGTCCATGTTTACTCTGCTTATTGGTAAACAAAGCTTTTAATTATAGACCAAATTAATTCAAAAGGGTTGTATAAATATCAATACAAAAGATATTTTCAAAGCCGGTCATGAGATTTATTGGGCTTCAAATAATTagtaaacatatttttctagTCATTTGGGGGTAAAACCACTAATATTTTAGAGGCCATAGACAAAAAGATTTCATCTAGCTATGCTTAGAACcgatttttgatattttcaattattGTAAACTGTTTCCTATGAAAATGTCAGAAACATGCTaattagaagaagaaaagaaaaaaattgtcaaaaattcaaaacttaagTGATTGTACTACACTTGGCAATAGTGTAGCAGgtgtcttttttttgtaaatatgtaCATGTATGTGTTGTATATGAGTGATGGATCTAATCTCTAGCCTGGACTCACTTGAGCTGTAAAATCATATATGGCCTACAACGAAATGATCAAACAAACGGTCATAAAAGTACCTGAATTAGTAGGACAAAGGCTCTCAAAACCTACCATTACCAACATCATATTAATCTAAATACTTCTTTCATAATTCTTCTTCCCTTAAAATGTAACATTTGTTAAGCTTAAGCATCAAGAAAGTTAAACTATATctgtttttgttattgttttcaTTTAACCCAAAGTAATGCTTTCTGGATGACCTCTCTCAGTCATGTGCTTTTCGATTTGACACCACTTCCAATTCTATTATCTACTTTTGCTTTGTCCAGAGTTTTTCCTACATATCTCTATGCATCATcaagatatattatattatataaaaccataGTTACAGTCTGAACACTGGATAATGATTCCTGGGATCATCAAATGCTATGTGTTTATCTATCTACAAAATAGGGCTTATAATTCTGTTATTCAGTAACAGTTGATTGATAAATATGGAGGAATATCTGCAGGTATCTTCTtacaaagatgtatttaatcCCAAACAGCTCATGTGGGTGAGGGTAAATCAATAGTGCTAATAGCTTTACAATAGTGTTCATAGCTTTCTCTTTAGACCCTGTGGAATTAAACAGGTCACCTTTGGTACAAAACGCAAACAATGAGGGGGAAAACTGAATCTACATGAGAAAAACTGTTGGAAGAAATATACACTGTTGTTACATCTgtcttttatttattgtttttgtctGAAGATGTGAATCAAATCCTACTTCAAAAAGAATCTAATGATTTATAAAGAAGCCTAGTGAAACCACACCTCTGGACATGTTTGTACATAGTTTTTGGGGGTCATTTGGTCATTCTTGTTTGTGTAATCACGAGATTTTCATCTAAAAGTAAGAATGATCCATTAACCCCTTTAAGAACACAAACAAGAGAGACAAAAGTTACTGTAGAAGCTTTAGAGGAAGAGGGAACATCTTtatcaaaaagaagaaaaccgATTAAATCTGGATACTGTACCTTTTAATTATCATGGGCTCCCTTTTCTGAAACAACATGAAAAAAACAGCAGAAGATGatagaaaagcaaaaaaaaaaaaagactaatatGATTATGTTTCTGAAACACTTTTGGTCTTGAGTCTGCTTAGCATTTCTCTTAAAGAAGCTTTCTGCTTAGTAGTTAGTTGAACATCCTCATAAAATTGCTTGCATAGGCCATTGGCTTCACATCAGGGTGAGGCTGTGAaatcacaaaattaaaaaaaaattagaatatcaGAAGAATCTTCAAACGAGTCTAAAACAAGAACAATGATCCCAAAAGCTAATAATAGACTCACCACTGCTGTGAATGTAACAATGTTTGGCTTCATATCTGGAGCTTCAAATCTAATGAAGGCTCCTTTGTTACCCATCTGCAACGATATAGGTTCATGTTTAAGTAAGTAATTTGCTGTTGTTACAAAACTGAAAAGAGGAGTTTCTGGTTTACCTGATCACAGTAGTTTGGAGCAGAGAAGACAGTGATGAGTTTACCATCATGATCAACCTCGTATCCTTCATCTTTTACTTCATGTGAGCGCACCACCAAATCTTCCacattcaaaaagaaaaaaaaacagtcaaTACAAGAATCAATTGGCGAACACCAATTATGACACATGGAAACTACACTGACCTAGATTGTTGTCTTCCAAAAACCTTTTGGTAACATCTCCACCAAATGAGAGACCAACTCCTCTCTTGCTTGGGCCTCTTCCAGGCAGAGGTTGAGGATCACTCCACAATAGCTCACACATCAATCCTAAAACACACGTTTAAGAAGATTAGACATTCTCAcattaaaaaacttacaaaaggTGTGAATGATGGAAACAAACCTTCCTCAGGAGGCTCACAGAATCGGTCAATGGCTCTGATGTCTGAGAGCTTAACGCCATCGACACTGAAGAGACCTCCATGCACCACAAATATCTTCTCATTGATAACGTGAGCCAGCGGAAGGTAACAGAACACTTCGGCAAAGAGTTCAACGAACTTCTCACTCAACTTGGACCGAACCTCACCCTCAAAACCATATATCTTGTTCATGCTCTTGCTTTCATGATTCCCTCTGGCTAGGTATATGGCTGCAAATtcacaaataaaaaatgtgtaAGCAAAAGCGATGATAAACTTAGATCTTCAAAGAAGTAATACAACAAGTATTCAAAGAACTTACATGACGGACACATTGACTTAAAAGCAAACAGCGTCAGTATTATCTCCACGGAAAAGGACCCTCTGTCCACAAAGTCACCATTGAACAAGTAAGGATTCTCTTCAGAAGGGAGGCCATTGAGCTCAAAAATGTTTAGGAGATCATAgaactacaaaataaaacaatgtgTCAAAAGCAGAATCAATACAACACAAAGGTAGCCGAAACTTAAAACATGAGAAGGAAATAGAAAGAGCCATAACAAAATCAGTTAGTATGTGTTAGAACTGAAGATTGTAGAGGCTCTCAGATTCATTTGAGAGAAAGAAATTATGTAAAGTAGGGTGGGTGAAATGAAAACCTACCTGACCATGAACATCACCGCAGACCGTAAAATGCTTGCCATTAGGTACACTGATATCAACCAGAGAAGGCAGTGCTTGCAAGATTTTCCTTGTCTGTAATACAATTTGATATGCATACCTACAAATATTAAGCAAGTAAACTTATGAACAGATGACCAAAAAAATGTGTTAGTTTAAGTTCAATACTAAACCAGACAACACCAACCGTTTGTGCAATGTTTTTTGGTTCTTGAAATCTTCCAGCATCTGTTTCACAAAATCTAAGGTCACTTCCTCTCCCTCGATTCTAGCACCAGAATACTGTGGTTCAACCTCTGCAATGAAATTGCAAAGAAGAATCTCAGTAGATTGATAAGGAGGTTACAACCTCTGTAATGTCACAACAGGTACAAGATTGATTACTAGTCTAAAGGCTACACTCAACCATTTATCAAACTACTGAAACAAAGACATGGCATAACAAGGGAAGACAGAACAAACAACACTATAGAAAGGTAAGCAAGTAGATGGAGGATACCAATTGTGTGGAAGTCAATGGACTCAGCCACCGAGATCTTTTCAGATACGGGTACAGAGATTGCTTCTTCAAATTTCAGTTTCTTCACTGCTTTCTCGCACTCTCTTAGCTTTCTTGTCGCATCAGGGTCATTAGGAGAAATCCTTTTAaccttaaaatataaaatagtagaCTATGTCAGCTATACCGTACACACAAATCTCTCATAACAAATAAAGAGATCCCACCACCAAACTGTTCGCACACACTATTATCAAGGTTCCAGGTTCATATCATTTGGTCAGATCAAAACATAAAGTTATGACCTTTTGGCTGAGTTTAAGCTACAACATTTCATCTTTACTGTTTTGACAGCTACAAAATGATAAAAAGAGGAAATAAAGAGCAGCATAAGTGGCTGGTACAAAAACATTACTTGCTGGAAATCCTTCAAGGCATCCTTAAACTTCCCCATGGCAAGATAAGCAGCACCACGTCTGTAATAGCCCTGTGATTCCAGCAAACAAGACTGAATgaaatgtgataaaaaaaaaaagaataagcaGCATATCCTCATAGTTGAAATGATACCTTGGAGTATTTTGGATCAATATCAATGGCCTTTGATGCATCCTGAATTGCACTGCCATATTCCTCCAGCTTTGTGTGAGCAAATGCACGATTTGCCCAATACACAGCGTTATTGCCATTGAGTTCTATAGCTTGTGTATACAGATCAATAGCCTGGGAGAATTTGTGACCTGCAAACAACTACCAATACTTAGCGTGCTGTTTTTATATCCCCCCAAAAAAAGGAAGAGTATCCCACTAAAACAGAGTTGAAActgaaattaagaaaaaaaaaccggTTCTGTTAATGTTTTTAAAGCAAAAGTACAAACCTTTAAAAGCTTCATTGGCCTGATTCTTCATCTCCTCGGCCCGTGAAACATCAGAGTTCTCATTCTTAGCCTCCATGTTATCTCGATTTAAGTGTCTTAGTTATCGAACTGACTGTCAAGAAGCAGTATGAAACTAAGGTCTACTTTAACAGTATGACGCACTAGAACGATAATCAAAATACTCAAATTCAATAAGTTGGCTTAAGAGCTTTAAAGATTGCAAttaataatctaaaaaaaaatgaagtttttTTCGTATTCTGCATCGTTTTGAAATTGTTAACGACGAATCCATGGACGTAAGAAGTCGATAAGCTCACTTACAGAAAAATTCAGTGAAAGATCTATTAGAATCAAGATAAGATACAACAGGACAACAACAGAACAGAAGGAAGCCATGTGTTTTGTCGGAAAATCACAGAAGCCCAGTTAATTATTGAAGGTAGACTTGGTACCTGACAAAAAGCTCAAACTATGGGGGGAGGGGACAGCGGAAGAGTGTGAGACAGGTTTAAGAGAAGCTTTGACGTAGCCAGCAGCCACAAAAAGAGTTTATGCGCTTTGAAGAAGggtttttggaaaatatttgtttttccactaaattattatttaccaGTAAATAAAAAAGACGAAGAGATATGtcgaaaattcaaaacaatatttaattttaataatacaatatcgaaaaaataagaaaatagttCCGTTCCATACGTAAATATATCTCGTGTTCTATTGGGCTCCGGGGCCGTAGCGAACACGGGTTTGTATGCAAGTCATGAGTCAAAGACCGGTTTATTTCTCTTAGTCAGCACTAAACATATTAGACTTTATATTGAACggtttattttggtttagttaaACCGTATAACCAAGTTATTATTTAGACTTTATATTGAACGGTTTATTTTGGTTGTTAAACAGTGAAATTTAGTTATTATCCAAAATGAATCcgattagttttctttttaaatagaGAGATGGCTTCTCTATTAGTATATTTGCTCATAGAGAAGAACACAAATCTGTCACCATGAAATTTTAACTATTATCCCTTTTTTCCATCGACGTTTTACGCTATACACATAAACATACAAACAATTTCGAAATCAAGAAAGCAAAGAGCAATGTTTCTTGATCCTTAATCTTCCATCTCAATGCTTCTTTGTTTCTCTTTCAGCCTAAAATTAAACACAAagttatcaatactattaaaatccaaaatatgtattggattatatatttgtataaaaagaaaaaaagagaatcagAATGATATATACCGCTTTGATCGCTTTCTCAACAGAATCCCATCCAAACCGGTCAACATAATCTTGAACCGATTTTCTAGCATCAAGACTCATCATCTGTAAAACTCTTCTCTGTTCATCTGTATAATTCGTTCCTTCTCCAACATGCATTCCAAACTGAACATATTTTCTCACAAAATTTGAGTATATGTAAGCTGCACCACTGAACATTGGTAACACCAACCACATGCAGAATAAAAGTTTCAAATATGGCCAAAACGGTAGCCTGCAAATACCAAAGAgaacaattaatattttatattagtctTTCTAACATATTATAGTAGTACttttatatctaaattttaGGAGGAGTATCATTATTATTACCAGGCAAGGACTCTCCAAATGGATAATTCGAATATTGTAATTAAGGAGTAAATGATCCAATATGTTAGCCATTGTTGATCATCTAACATCGTTGGACTCTCTATTGCTCGTAACGACGCATACCTACTCATTCATTGAGttaatagttatttattttaatatataaaacgtttaaaattttatttacttacaaAGGATAGAGAAGCATAACTCCCGGCCTGCATGCACCAAGAACATGGAGATGTTAAATGAACTTGACAAATCTTATGAGACAAAAAAGTAATTTGAAAGAAATACATACCCAATCAGAGCATCAAAACGTTTTGCAATTACAATAATGGCACCCATTTTTGAGCGTTTACTCTGTCTGTTCCTGAAGATTTTGTTTATGTCTTTGAGCAAACGTCTTTAGCACTATGGCGTAGGATATATACACAGAAGTTAAATTTTCTTCAAGCAAGAATCTTTTGTGAATCCATGTAACAAGCAAGGTAAAGAATCTCCAACCCATTGATACATTTCAT is a genomic window containing:
- the LOC108811591 gene encoding receptor like protein 29, whose protein sequence is MTTKRASPSPSSLLFHLLITPLFLCEANTVSMPPSESETLFTIMDSMSSDQQWRHSHPNPCSPGSSWPGIECKTGPDHLPHVSRLDFGSAPNPSCKPSASFPHLIFSLPFLQSVFFFNCFTNFPTTIIFPIKLLPNSSLQQLSLRSNPSLSGQIPPLISSLTSLQILTLSQNRLTGAIPLAIFSLKRLLHLDLSYNKLTGTIPLQLGNLNSLLGLDLSYNSLTGTIPPTISQLGTLQKLDLSSNSLSGAIPQGLEKLRSLSFLALSNNRLRGSFPKGISKLESLQYFIMDNNPMHAPLPVELGFLPKLQELQLENSGYSGVIPESYTRLTNLSSLSLANNGLTGEIPQGFDSLPHVFHLNLSRNSLIGVVPFDSSFLRRLGKNLDLSGNRGLCLNPEDEFSVVKTGVNVCGRNVTNGAHPSEKRSQASPSSRCYGSCFLSSVLFQVALFLGLRHHR
- the LOC108806466 gene encoding serine/threonine-protein phosphatase 5, encoding MEAKNENSDVSRAEEMKNQANEAFKGHKFSQAIDLYTQAIELNGNNAVYWANRAFAHTKLEEYGSAIQDASKAIDIDPKYSKGYYRRGAAYLAMGKFKDALKDFQQVKRISPNDPDATRKLRECEKAVKKLKFEEAISVPVSEKISVAESIDFHTIEVEPQYSGARIEGEEVTLDFVKQMLEDFKNQKTLHKRYAYQIVLQTRKILQALPSLVDISVPNGKHFTVCGDVHGQFYDLLNIFELNGLPSEENPYLFNGDFVDRGSFSVEIILTLFAFKSMCPSSIYLARGNHESKSMNKIYGFEGEVRSKLSEKFVELFAEVFCYLPLAHVINEKIFVVHGGLFSVDGVKLSDIRAIDRFCEPPEEGLMCELLWSDPQPLPGRGPSKRGVGLSFGGDVTKRFLEDNNLDLVVRSHEVKDEGYEVDHDGKLITVFSAPNYCDQMGNKGAFIRFEAPDMKPNIVTFTAVPHPDVKPMAYASNFMRMFN
- the LOC108809894 gene encoding HVA22-like protein f, whose amino-acid sequence is MGAIIVIAKRFDALIGPGVMLLYPLYASLRAIESPTMLDDQQWLTYWIIYSLITIFELSIWRVLAWLPFWPYLKLLFCMWLVLPMFSGAAYIYSNFVRKYVQFGMHVGEGTNYTDEQRRVLQMMSLDARKSVQDYVDRFGWDSVEKAIKAAERETKKH